A single window of Eucalyptus grandis isolate ANBG69807.140 chromosome 1, ASM1654582v1, whole genome shotgun sequence DNA harbors:
- the LOC104421276 gene encoding uncharacterized protein LOC104421276 — MKLVVALIAVAGDLEKAEATKLAQARPGQDPLAVAEAGGGRGQAHGARLLPDTKWVPGAKPPDAFLRSRSVNFMDYLLELDLDEADSNRHRRVRTSVSFREVPASLAEREKSEDLIVLYLGGEEDLGKNKKKKGESRGKRKQKTATAKKKKKTNEMEGEREEGKERKVSRLRDEPRRVKPSQRDRGGRHCAELKLKARKPLMAVNEEEALVADLEFANGGRRDKRPAIGGGETSSSPVSVLDQPPASRLREYKTNRPFSSLQLEHIILDPFVRDQTLCNHQIDRSPEVDRFIEEVIKVRKLAEEDVQSSKWFRVGELSSSLGSADLEELSVMLEHHVLDHLVEEVVRFLCRRRSSF, encoded by the exons ATGAAGCTAGTGGTTGCTCTGATCGCGGTGGCCGGAGACCTCGAGAAGGCAGAGGCAACCAA ACTCGCCCAAGCGCGACCCGGTCAGGACCCACTGGCCGTCGCAGAAGCCGGCGGGGGTCGTGGCCAGGCTCATGGGGCTCGACTCCTGCCGGACACCAAGTGGGTCCCCGGAGCCAAGCCCCCCGACGCGTTCCTCCGAAGCAGGTCGGTCAATTTCATGGACTACTTGCTCGAGCTCGACCTGGACGAGGCCGACAGCAACCGGCACCGGCGGGTCCGGACTTCGGTGTCGTTCCGCGAGGTGCCCGCTTCGTTAGCGGAGCGAGAGAAGAGCGAGGATCTAATTGTTCTGTACTTGGGGGGCGAGGAGGATTTggggaagaacaagaagaagaagggcgaAAGCAGAGGAAAGAGGAAACAGAAGACGGCcacggcgaagaagaagaagaagacgaacgaGATGGAGGGCGAGCGCGAGGAAGGCAAAGAGAGGAAGGTGTCGAGACTGAGGGACGAGCCGAGGCGGGTCAAACCCAGTCAACGCGATCGGGGAGGACGGCACTGTGCGGAGCTGAAACTGAAGGCGAGGAAGCCATTGATGGCGGTGAATGAGGAGGAAGCCCTGGTGGCCGATCTGGAATTCGCGAACGGAGGAAGGAGGGACAAGCgaccggcgatcggcggcggaGAGACGTCGTCGAGCCCGGTGTCGGTTCTTGACCAACCGCCAGCAAGTCGTCTTCGAG AGTACAAGACCAACAGACCTTTCAGCTCCCTCCAACTCGAGCACATCATTTTAGATCCGTTCGTTCGTGACCAGACACTATGCAACCACCAGATCGATCGGTCTCCGGAGGTCGATCGCTTCATCGAGGAGGTCATTAAGGTGAGGAAATTGGCTGAAGAAGACGTGCAGAGCTCGAAATGGTTCCGAGTCGGGGAATTGTCATCGTCCCTTGGGTCTGCAGATCTTGAAGAGCTGAGTGTGATGCTCGAGCACCATGTCCTGGACCATCTGGTGGAGGAAGTCGTGAGGTTTCTATGCAGGAGAAGGTCGTCATTTTAG